In the Streptomyces sp. NBC_00193 genome, AGGAGAGGGCTGCCGGGGGTGCGACGGGGTCGGGCATCCGGCAGTTCATCGCCGAGGGGCCCGATGGGGAGTGGGCTGGGACGGTGAGCGTGCTCGTCGAGGCGGCCGGCACGACCGACATCTTCGACGGGGAGATCGAGCAGGCCCAGGCGCACTTCGTGGGCGTGTTCGTCCGGCCGGCGCAGCGGGGGATCGGGCTGACGGAGAAGCTGTTCGCGGCCGCGCTGGAGTGGGCCTGGGGGTTGGAGGAGCCGGTGCTGGCGCGCGTACGGCTCTTCGTGCACGAGCAGAATGCGCGGGCAGGGGCGTTCTACCGGCGCTTCGGGTTCGTGCCCAGCGGGAAGGTCGTGCCGATGCCGACCGATCCGTCGGCGAAGGAGCTGGAGTACGTGATCCCGCGTCCCGCCTAGCGGGCGGCTACGGGGAGGTCCGCTTCCGGCCAGCGGGAGCGGGCCTGCTCGCGGCTGCGGCACAGGGCGAGGAGCGGGAGCGTCGTGTCCTGGAGCAGCTGCGGCAGTTGGGGGATCGGGGCCACGGCGGCGACGTCCTCGAAGACCAGGCTCAGTGGTGGGTCGAGCCGACCGTCGGATGACCGTGCGGCCATGCGGCGGCCGTGCTCGACCACGCTGGAGGCGAGTGCGGTCAGCAGTGGCATCGCACCCGGGTGGGCCCGGGGGTCTTCCAGGGGTTCGCCCACCACGTAGAGGGTGCCCCCTTCGGAGACGAACGATGCGAGGGCGAGGGAATCGGTTCGGTTCGGGGTGCAGGATTCCCGGATGTGGATCGAGGAGAGGGCCGTCAGGGCCCGGGCCGTGAGGTGTTGGGCGAGTTCGCGGCGGTCTGGGTGCGCGGTGAGGGCGCTCTCGAGCTCGCCGGCCGCGCCGGGGGCGGCGGTTGCCGCCTGGGGGTGGGTGCGGAGGATGCGGACCGGCTCCTGGGCGTTGGTGCCCTGGGCCCACCGGTGCAGCTGCTTGAACGGGCGGTTGTCCAGGGCAGCGGCTTGGAGCCAGCTGCGCAGGAGCGTTTCCGCGGTGTCCGCGAGGGCGGAGTCCATACGGGCCTGGGGGCGGACCGGGGCCAGCAGCGCGATGGCGCGGGCGGCGGCGGTGGCGCGGTCCGCGCAGCCTTCGGTGGGGCTCCAGTGGATGCGGGCCGGGGTGTCGCAGAGGTGGGAGGGGTCGTAGAGGAGGACGGGGCCCAGTTTGGAGCGGGCGTCCTTCGTGTCCGACCAGAGGGTGGGGGAGGACGTGATCACGAGGACCGCGCCGGTTGCTGCCGCGATGGCCGCTGTGGCGGCCTTGGTTCGGGCCTCGGGTGGGGCGTAGGCGAGGCCGCGGGTTTGGGGCGGGGTGGATGGCTGCGCCGGGCTCGGGGCGTAGCCGAAGCCGTAGCGGTACGCCTCGTCCGTGGGTGCGGCGCCGATGCCGGGGGCTCTGCCCCCGGACCCCCGCTCCTCAAACGCCGGAGGGGCTGAGATCGGCTGCGACGCAGGGTAGGGCTTGGTGGGGGTGGGGACCGTGGGTGGGTGCGGCGCCGTTGCCGGGGGCCAGCCCCCGGGCCCCCGCTCCTCAAACGCCGGAGGGGCTGAATTTGGCTGTGCGGTGGGGGGTGTTGCGGGGGGCGGGGCTTGGCGGTCCTGTTCGGTCTTTAGGCGGTGCCGGGATCTTGTGCGGGCTACGACGCCCAGGGTGAAGATGGTCAGGACCAGGAGGACCAGGAGCTGGCTGATGAACAGGCCCCAGAAGAGGCCCC is a window encoding:
- a CDS encoding GNAT family N-acetyltransferase — translated: MNEYVIRPVRADEWAKVKELRLAALRDPAAPVAFLETLEQGEAKSDEFWQERAAGGATGSGIRQFIAEGPDGEWAGTVSVLVEAAGTTDIFDGEIEQAQAHFVGVFVRPAQRGIGLTEKLFAAALEWAWGLEEPVLARVRLFVHEQNARAGAFYRRFGFVPSGKVVPMPTDPSAKELEYVIPRPA
- a CDS encoding type VI secretion protein, whose product is MPQRTDHPDPRPQGGIPDGLLVGLLAFLLGLAVLTWTATGLAALFTKGAWPSKVTFTRTPTAVRSLIAQPHDIPAAWPDTPPEALSNWGLFWGLFISQLLVLLVLTIFTLGVVARTRSRHRLKTEQDRQAPPPATPPTAQPNSAPPAFEERGPGGWPPATAPHPPTVPTPTKPYPASQPISAPPAFEERGSGGRAPGIGAAPTDEAYRYGFGYAPSPAQPSTPPQTRGLAYAPPEARTKAATAAIAAATGAVLVITSSPTLWSDTKDARSKLGPVLLYDPSHLCDTPARIHWSPTEGCADRATAAARAIALLAPVRPQARMDSALADTAETLLRSWLQAAALDNRPFKQLHRWAQGTNAQEPVRILRTHPQAATAAPGAAGELESALTAHPDRRELAQHLTARALTALSSIHIRESCTPNRTDSLALASFVSEGGTLYVVGEPLEDPRAHPGAMPLLTALASSVVEHGRRMAARSSDGRLDPPLSLVFEDVAAVAPIPQLPQLLQDTTLPLLALCRSREQARSRWPEADLPVAAR